A genomic window from Lycium barbarum isolate Lr01 chromosome 4, ASM1917538v2, whole genome shotgun sequence includes:
- the LOC132638525 gene encoding plant intracellular Ras-group-related LRR protein 6-like codes for MLYESQEMRMRMELVGRQEEEQQQPPFERKSRRTRRRTTTTISIVEEDEDEEERLEIVDLSGMSMDSLPVNPTINLGVISKLDLSNNNLQIIPESLTARLLNLVELDMHSNQLKSIPNSIGCLSKLKLLNISGNLLLSLPKTIENCRSLEELKANFNMLTHLPDTIGFELINLKKLCVNSNKIAYLPYSTSHLTNLRVLDARLNCLRSLPDDLENLINLEILNVSQNFQYLTTLPYSVGFLISLHELDVSYNKITELPDSIGCLKKLQKLSVEGNGLVSPPPDVVERGIHAVKQYLCEKINGMHGKSPKKKSWFGKLARCSTFSGANIPRDDRDECGVPSNRTIDAIASPRFMGMLSPRRLLSPKTYFSK; via the exons ATGTTGTATGAGAGTCAAGAGATGAGGATGAGAATGGAATTAGTTGGAAGacaagaagaagaacaacaacaaccaccattTGAGAGGAAGAGTAGGAGAACAAGAAGAAGAACGACGACGACGATTAGTATCGtagaagaagatgaagatgaagaagagagGTTGGAGATTGTGGATCTGAGTGGCATGTCTATGGACTCTCTTCCTGTCAATCCTACTATCAATTTGGGAGTTATCTCCAAATTAGACCTCTCCAACAATAATCTTCAG ATTATACCAGAGTCTTTAACAGCAAGACTACTTAacttggtggagttagatatgcaTTCAAATCAGCTCAAGTCCATTCCAAACTCTATAGGTTGCTTATCAAAGCTCAAACTTCTCAATATTTCTGGAAATCTCCTACTGTCGCTCCCTAAAACTATTGAGAATTGCAG ATCATTGGAAGAGTTGAAAGCCAACTTCAATATGCTTACTCATTTACCAGACACCATTGGATTTGAGCTCATAAATCTCAAGAAGCTTTGTGTAAATTCAAATAAAATAGCATACCTTCCATATTCCACCTCCCACTTGACTAACCTTCGTGTGTTAGACGCCAGGCTAAACTGCCTAAGGTCTCTCCCCGATGATCTCGAAAACCTAATCAATCTTGAAATCCTAAACGTTAGCCAAAACTTCCAGTACCTCACAACATTACCCTATTCAGTAGGGTTTCTCATTTCCCTGCATGAACTAGATGTTAGTTACAACAAGATTACTGAGTTGCCGGATTCAATTGGTTGCTTGAAGAAGCTCCAGAAGCTTAGTGTTGAAGGCAACGGTCTCGTTTCTCCCCCACCGGACGTTGTGGAACGAGGGATACATGCTGTGAAGCAATACTTGTGTGAAAAGATAAATGGAATGCATGGCAAGTCGCCTAAGAAGAAGTCTTGGTTTGGAAAGCTAGCAAGATGTAGCACCTTTAGTGGTGCCAACATACCAAGAGATGATAGAGATGAGTGTGGTGTTCCAAGTAATCGAACTATTGACGCAATTGCTTCGCCGAGATTTATGGGCATGCTTTCTCCTCGTCGTCTCCTCTCTCCCAAAACCTACTTCTCGAAATAA
- the LOC132637682 gene encoding uncharacterized protein LOC132637682: MADTSKLHPATTVTNIKSCIPIVLDYEGSQYNNWATLFKLHCRANLVIDHILPPASPTVPPPATATEKLTAKALWEQLDDIVRQWIYGAISNDLLNTIIHQEDTAAEA; the protein is encoded by the coding sequence ATGGCTGACACCTCCAAGTTGCATCCTGCGACGACCGTCACCAATATCAAATCATGCATCCCTATTGTGCTTGACTACGAAGGAAGCCAATACAATAACTGGGCTACCCTCTTCAAGCTCCATTGTCGTGCAAACTTGGTCATTGACCACATCCTACCTCCTGCCTCCCCCACCGTGCCACCACCGGCAACTGCAACCGAAAAACTTACTGCTAAGGCCCTATGGGAACAGCTGGATGACATTGTTCGGCAATGGATATATGGTGCGATATCGAATGATCTTCTCAACACGATCATTCATCAAGAGGACACCGCAGCCGAAGCTTAG